In Cercospora beticola chromosome 3, complete sequence, the following proteins share a genomic window:
- a CDS encoding uncharacterized protein (MEROPS:MER0018285), with protein sequence MLVSLLALVATVSAVALPEPAALEERQTCRIATSAELSAARAAFLREGIIPPTPAQFDPAEAQLIPEFNPVSALAVSYGNKAVNFGNNFSTVETIPSPNFSFTREPNFDPATTKYTLIMADPDAPNSETPILAPFLHLIVSDVQPDFIPTQRRKIVAPYMFPTPLSVAPHHYTFLIYRQPPNYVPPAQLQNLPGLRARFPLVDYVRNNGLIGPIAGNFYNEGLGNVLDIGV encoded by the exons ATGTTGGTCTCTCTGCTCGCTCTCGTGGCTACCGTCAGCGCTGTCGCTCTCCCCGAGCCAGCTGCTCTCGAAGAACGTCAAACATGCCGAATCGCTACTTCGGCTGAACTGTCCGCTGCCAGAGCAGCCTTTCTACGAGAAGGAATTATTCCTCCAACTCCAGCTCAATTCGACCCAGCAGAGGCGCAATTGATTCCAGAGTTCAACCCTGTCTCTGCTTTGGCGGTGTCTTATGGCAACAAGGCCGTCAACTTCGGCAACAACTTCTCCACTGTTG AAACTATCCCCAGCCCAaacttcagcttcacaaGAGAACCCAATTTCG ACCCCGCCACAACAAAATACACCCTCATCATGGCCGACCCAGACGCACCCAACTCCGAAACCCCAATCCTGGCTCCCTTTCTCCATCTCATCGTCTCCGACGTCCAACCCGACTTCATTCCAACTCAGCGCCGCAAGATCGTAGCACCCTACATGTTCCCAACTCCACTCTCCGTCGCACCTCACCACTATACTTTCCTTATCTACCGCCAACCACCGAACTATGTCCCACCAGCTCAGCTCCAGAACCTGCCGGGTCTGAGAGCCCGCTTCCCACTGGTTGATTATGTTCGCAACAATGGATTGATCGGACCTATCGCGGGTAACTTTTACAACGAGGGACTGGGAAATGTTTTGGACATTGGTGTTTAG